In the Hemitrygon akajei chromosome 7, sHemAka1.3, whole genome shotgun sequence genome, one interval contains:
- the LOC140731018 gene encoding large ribosomal subunit protein uL11: MPPKFDPNEVKIVYLRCTGGEVGATSALAPKIGPLGLSPKKVGDDIAKATGDWKGLRITIQLTIQNRQAQIQVVPSASALIIKALKEPPRDRKKQKNIKHTGSITFDEVVNIARQMRHRSLARDLSGTVKEILGTAQSIGCNIDGKHPHSVIDDINEGSIECPTE, encoded by the exons ATGCCTCCTAAATTCGACCCCAACGAAGTTAAGATCG TGTACCTCAGATGTACGGGTGGTGAAGTTGGTGCAACTTCTGCTTTGGCTCCCAAGATTGGTCCATTGGGTCTG TCTCCCAAGAAAGTGGGTGATGACATTGCCAAGGCTACAGGTGACTGGAAAGGCCTTCGTATCACAATCCAGCTGACCATCCAGAACCGACAGGCACAG ATTCAGGTTGTCCCATCGGCTTCCGCCCTGATCATCAAAGCTCTGAAAGAACCGCCCAGGGACAGAAAGAAGCAAAAGAATA TTAAACACACTGGCAGCATCACCTTTGATGAGGTGGTTAATATTGCCCGGCAGATGAGGCATCGTTCTCTAGCGAGAGACCTTTCAG GAACTGTGAAGGAAATCCTTGGAACTGCTCAGTCCATCGGTTGCAACATTGATGGCAAACATCCTCACAGTGTCATTGACGACATCAATGAAGGCAGTATTGAATGTCCTACT GAATGA